A region from the Benincasa hispida cultivar B227 chromosome 10, ASM972705v1, whole genome shotgun sequence genome encodes:
- the LOC120088516 gene encoding uncharacterized GPI-anchored protein At4g28100-like, whose translation MISLMLILATILLISTTLFPISVAVLVRGQFSVPAFPVETETQTCRLDLSDELFGGVSQACNGNLDRSRCCPVLAAWLFAAHARSALEVSAPTPSAEIDLPLMPDDSQKCVESLQSSLARRNIKIPQPNSSCDAVLCFCGIRLHQISSLSCPAAFNLSGFQNATPTAAVRDLEKNCQNASYSGCTKCLGALQKVKGVRDSSTTERARKMFNRDCQLMGLTWLLARNKTAYIPTVSAVLRAIMYSAHPPHNSKCSPDQENMPLAVDYLQFDDAHSQSQSSIFMLPFLRLLLTPLVCLLVIVWP comes from the exons GATTTCAACGACTCTGTTCCCAATTTCTGTTGCTGTCTTAGTACGAGGCCAATTCTCGGTTCCGGCCTTCCCAGTAGAAACGGAAACTCAAACTTGCCGGTTGGATTTATCCGACGAGCTATTCGGGGGAGTGAGCCAAGCCTGCAATGGGAACCTAGACCGGAGTCGGTGCTGTCCGGTGCTAGCCGCATGGCTCTTCGCGGCTCACGCAAGGTCCGCATTGGAAGTGTCGGCTCCAACGCCATCAGCGGAAATAGATCTGCCATTGATGCCAGACGATTCCCAGAAATGCGTGGAATCACTTCAGAGTTCATTGGCGAGACGCAACATAAAAATTCCCCAGCCGAATTCCAGCTGCGACGCCGTATTGTGCTTCTGTGGAATTCGACTCCATCAGATAAGTTCCTTGTCTTGTCCGGCCGCATTCAATCTCTCCGGCTTCCAGAATGCCACTCCAACGGCGGCGGTGCGTGATCTGGAAAAGAATTGCCAAAACGCTTCTTACTCTGGTTGCACCAAATGCCTTGGAGCACTCCAAAAG GTGAAGGGAGTTCGAGACAGCAGCACGACGGAAAGAGCAAGGAAAATGTTCAATAGAGATTGCCAACTGATGGGACTGACATGGTTGCTTGCTCGTAACAAAACGGCGTATATTCCGACGGTTTCGGCGGTTTTGAGGGCAATTATGTACAGTGCCCACCCGCCTCACAATTCCAAGTGCAGTCCAGATCAAGAAAACATGCCACTCGCTGTTGATTATCTTCAATTTGATGACGCACATTCACAGTCACAATCCTCCATTTTTATGTTGCCATTTTTGCGCTTATTGCTAACGCCTTTAGTTTGCCTGTTAGTAATAGTATGGCCGTAA
- the LOC120088995 gene encoding SMY2 homolog 2-like, with protein MAGQSSYSSSLPSLPSQALVTAREVAFLAAGRRLAGQPKPSSKIAGKPRRKSSIAKPLTIREGLSTESASATRPEVAFPVPSSESELKSRDNKEVFGSILSNMKREGWLPEAGIVNQPLPSEEEMAKASRRMALATTDPKETVPIDSNEGPIKIVLEVIGAKKQSESAEGKKKRKSKEKCLEGDEASRLKKEKKEKKESEKKQRRREEKRLKKEKKRKRVESPNFDGESTTTRVEEGVSTQAKASAQPQVSSPHIRMVATEDREDPDITPLMQRRKENAPQGSTSDPLFFQRIVEEAERRKREAEEKKEKLSHAHQIIASGDLARKLHDEDVCCDNAKAAEE; from the coding sequence ATGGCCGGACAATCTTCATACTCATCTTCCCTACCATCATTGCCTTCCCAAGCCCTCGTCACTGCACGGGAGGTGGCATTCCTCGCTGCTGGCCGCCGCCTCGCCGGCCAACCCAAGCCTTCCTCAAAAATCGCCGGAAAACCCCGACGAAAGTCCTCTATAGCCAAACCACTCACCATTCGAGAGGGGCTGAGCACGGAGAGTGCCTCTGCCACTAGACCTGAGGTGGCGTTCCCAGTACCTTCGTCAGAAAGTGAACTGAAGAGTAGAGACAACAAAGAGGTATTTGGGAGCATTTTGAGTAATATGAAAAGGGAGGGGTGGCTACCGGAAGCTGGAATTGTAAACCAGCCCCTGCCTTCAGAGGAGGAAATGGCGAAAGCTTCACGAAGAATGGCCCTGGCTACTACGGATCCTAAGGAGACTGTTCCAATAGACTccaatgagggacccatcaAGATTGTTTTGGAGGTTATAGGAGCGAAGAAGCAGTCGGAGTCGGCCGaagggaagaaaaagagaaaaagtaaagaaaaatgtCTGGAAGGAGATGAAGCTTcccggttgaaaaaggaaaagaaagaaaagaaagagagtgAAAAGAAACAACGCAGGCGAGAAGAGAAGCGcctgaagaaggagaagaaaaggaagagggTGGAAAGCCCAAATTTTGACGGAGAATCAACCACCACAAGGGTGGAAGAGGGGGTGTCAACGCAAGCCAAAGCATCAGCGCAACCTCAAGTTTCATCACCGCATATTAGAATGGTTGCTActgaagatagagaagatccTGACATCACCCCTCTTATGcagcgtcgcaaggagaatgcgccgcaagggtctaCAAGTGACCCATTATTTTTCCAACGCATAGTAGAAGAAGcggagagaagaaaaagagaagcagaggagaagaaagaaaagttgtcaCATGCGCACCAAATCATCGCATCAGGCGATCTGGCCAGGAAACTTCACGATGAAGATGTGTGTTGTGACAACGCAAAGGCAGCAGAAGAATAA